AAGTACTCGTCTGTTTTTCATTTACAACATTGAACGGTAGACAAGGGAAAACTTCCGCATCAGACTACCAATAACTATCCGCTAACGAGACGTAATTGTAGTTATTCATATATAACATGCTATTGGGAAATAAAGAGTTCAatgccctcatcatcataatCGACGACTCCCAATCACCATGTCTTTTCTCATAACTCAACCCTCGCCCGGCCTCTCACTTGGCTCTTTTATAGCCGCTCACTTCCTATGTACTGCTACCCTGGGCTTCACGACCAAGGATCAATCTTGGATCCGTCGAGCTGCCTCTATCTTGATATTTCTATTGACGTTTATTGGTGATCGCACCGCTTCTGCCGTATCGGATAACGCGAGTATTCGATGCCTTCTCGTAACATTCTCTTGGGTTCAGGCATTCAATGGCAACTCATTGCTCCGTCTGTCAAAGGCCGAGTACAAGACCCTGAAAGAGGAGGGACAGCAAAATACCACACCCAAGTCCGTTTTCGTCGGCAATGATGCTTCTGGCAATGGCTCATTCATTAGCCGTCTCACATGGGCTCTCGCCATGCAGTGGAATCTGCGCCGCATCAAGACATCCAGACCAGCCCGAAACACACCCCCATTCTCCTCCAAAGATCCAAGTTATATTCCATCACGGGGTCGGTTTTTATTGACCCGCGTTGGTGTCATCGTCGCCTCCATTGCCTATATGTCCATTATAGGTCTCCAGCCCGAGCCAGCTCGCGACTCTCTTTCCAGTAACAAAGTTAGATTCTTCTCGCGGTTGAGCGATGTGAGACCATACGAACTTCTTCAAAGAGCCATTTCAACTGTCACATGGCTCTCTGGAATCGGAACTACTAGCGAGATCTGCTACAACGTAATCGCTGTCGTGTTAGTGGGCTCGGGTCTGAGTGAACCTGTCATGTGGCCTTCTTGGTTTGGCTCCTTTACAGAGGCTTATAGTGTGCGCCGGTGGTGGGGGTAAGTTCCGTTCCATTATATATCTCACAAAAGTCCTGACCCTCTTTGTAGCATTTCATGGCATCAAACCTGGAGATGTTTCCTTACGGATCACGCCGATTGGGTTGCATACAACTTGCTGCACCTCCCCAAGCATTCGCCAATTACCCGCTACACCAAGAACTTAGTTGTATTTTACATATCTGGATTAATCCATTTAGCACCTGATCTTACTATTGGAATCCCTCTGAAAGAATCTTCTGCTATAATGTTCTTCACGTTCCAGGCAGTCGGTATTATGGTTGAAGACCTGGTGCAAAGCTTGAATAATCGGATTGGGCTGGTCAAGAGTTCGATTGTGGCGAGATGTATCGGATATATCTGGCTTGCGGCTTGGCTTGTTTGGACAATCCCGTGGTGGTCGTATATTTGTACAATGCACATGAAGGCTGGACAGGATGATTTAATTTCTCTTGCATGAGGCAATCAAGAGGAAGATTTGCTTACTAGTTGTCTATGTAAGCAAGAGTGGATTTATCCGAACCTGTGTTATTTTCGTTTTTTTCCACgtgtccttctcctcttttcttcccCGCTGTGAAGACTTTATATTCAATACCTTTATATACGATGGCCGAACcagtattaaaaaagaacGACTATCCTT
The window above is part of the Fusarium musae strain F31 chromosome 6, whole genome shotgun sequence genome. Proteins encoded here:
- a CDS encoding hypothetical protein (EggNog:ENOG41~antiSMASH:Cluster_6.5), giving the protein MSFLITQPSPGLSLGSFIAAHFLCTATLGFTTKDQSWIRRAASILIFLLTFIGDRTASAVSDNASIRCLLVTFSWVQAFNGNSLLRLSKAEYKTLKEEGQQNTTPKSVFVGNDASGNGSFISRLTWALAMQWNLRRIKTSRPARNTPPFSSKDPSYIPSRGRFLLTRVGVIVASIAYMSIIGLQPEPARDSLSSNKVRFFSRLSDVRPYELLQRAISTVTWLSGIGTTSEICYNVIAVVLVGSGLSEPVMWPSWFGSFTEAYSVRRWWG